The genomic segment GAATTCAGAACTCAGAATTCAGAACTCAGAATTCAGAATGGGCTACGCCTATCACGCTTTCTGTTTGACAAGAAGCCTACTGTGTAAGCGAAGCGTCACTGTAGGTAGTTCAGAATCGTATTTTATACAACTCGAATAATTCCCCTGATTTTTGCGCGACTACTTTAGCACCAGCCGCTTTAATCGTTTTTTCCCACTTAGCCAAAGGCTCTAAAAACACCTCGGCCCCTAAATAGGTTTCCAGAACTGCCCAATCTTCTGCTAAAGGTTGTTCTGGATTGAGGATGTCGAAGACAAAATGTCCACCTGGTTTTAACACCCGCTTGACTTCTGCCAATACAGCATTCCAGTATTCGAGGGGAAAATAGCAGCTGAATCCGGTGGCGATCGCTAAGTCAAATTGCTCTGATGGATAGTTTAGCTGATGGGCTGCCCCCAACTCAACACCTTTGAACAGCTTAGAATTCAACTGCGCCCANCGGGAATTAAGGGTATCGCGTGCCACATTACTGATTTCTTGCCCATAAAACAATGCTTGCCAATCCCGCCAAGGATAAATTAAAAAGCTGATCCCACAGCCAATATCTATACAGTGCTGGTTTTTTTGAGGTTTAGCAATTTCCCAGAAAGG from the Nostoc sp. GT001 genome contains:
- a CDS encoding class I SAM-dependent methyltransferase — protein: MSKKSDSQFQNLFSSPKSTQWDERLAQIAYRFNREYQGETFELPTEVQAMPIFREWIAGSFSGRIASPFWEIAKPQKNQHCIDIGCGISFLIYPWRDWQALFYGQEISNVARDTLNSRWAQLNSKLFKGVELGAAHQLNYPSEQFDLAIATGFSCYFPLEYWNAVLAEVKRVLKPGGHFVFDILNPEQPLAEDWAVLETYLGAEVFLEPLAKWEKTIKAAGAKVVAQKSGELFELYKIRF